One stretch of Spiroplasma mirum ATCC 29335 DNA includes these proteins:
- a CDS encoding ABC transporter permease, whose protein sequence is MLLFWQTFKNMLKEKTQILIFVILVILSTLLLSVSWIVNERLTDAYRFMGQGTFNYDYLLNYNSKKKSTHNVETIIPWFAFDNEYHMITDKAGKTKTLPFLSLGDNHVLKKINPDNIKIIISGGQVSSIEINDPTNPLKFTNNGLYNFNVDNDNFRKSLIGSFYNPNTKQFSNIDVITYFMENFVKSDISKNTINLLVAYANHVGITSDDSANRQKIADFINPTTGNVWLKDIDYSKGTPQKDLPNQTDILNEIYTKGLDGNFSMLYKTDNSQLLNSVKMYYSPTITNNSEPGFNYNINNATFTVNDFYNSKNTNADFKNNLRNGKEYGPYAFTSSYYQLVGDATNFAIQMREQYEYWDLASNVKFKVINWQQLLDYDQLKIISKYSKFDINDSTNSVYVIITPQYAKNHNLSLGDQLTIGQNTGFFVGAIGGDVANIYPTIYNTDVFPDLEIDSVVYVSPQVFRLQNNIAPDLDIEEDSTAFLSYQRPNQKLTDLERFKTYLASDYLSLNTPTNKNAPILNRDDTKLIYVRYSLLGTSIKIYRAVSITLVVIFLLILIFTLVILIKKIINQEKVENGILKANGYTGMHIASSYLVYSIFVTLVGVPLGWLIGVVLQYPIMVVFNKYFVIPSVFSFNPIPLVICFGLILIVTVSVILFTAARQLSISPLDLLNPNKNIHPNKWIEKITSRVHFKHFNNKFRFIIMAISLKKIGWFFLTFFVASLSLTFAILIPTSINKVSDDYYRNLAYENEYGYNNVVGNIPFSRYQLYDWNGPQASQYPIYPLENNSLITKYFYKSGNWLTTNDVLATNPGKYALDINNMIVFNFMAGKGASLSIGAFYDLYQRSGQNRDIENQINTLVCTTLPMAFGKQPIIPTDPNVIDRWTYCVQHATDGMLPGKIKNMWLKNELAKEQFNFTFGTSTYNRQDEDLYTGFNSQIKNSIGLFTYGINGNNKTIVFPNHSLKRQLAESATLDINKNKNALIPMVINEVVQKKYGIKPGDIFPANVESNTLQFCYTPNTCVPVSQLDWGYEPPSGFNNNQTDPFKMDLTKLTVGSSSINRFGFSDQSGTPQDYYNLANFTLRLPKPPAGAFMTPSVSETTGKKLPGLLDTNPDPAIYPDQKVVEDDGKGYIKIHPFASRYDREINGLGDLTTGFPTNWYREAFKQGLLKIRVTKKQVFYNVIGLQESYDIPRAYINQKVANQILGYPTTTANLYPQDQKNNPLSWFNGKFSKYPNQVDQTGRYNLSSSNSTYSMIDFMNGSMGGAIGKTDYLIIKNQVIEKLAVISTILSTLFVIITIMAAIIIIYIMTESFVNSFLKFIAVMKSLGYSNWEVNSLMLGIFTPFVVIAWGVGVGIMWLIVKLGMYGFSMTSSVIIPLGFPWLIIPITFFFIVAIYAVTYWILNYKIKHMSIQEQINANEI, encoded by the coding sequence ATGTTATTGTTTTGACAAACATTTAAGAATATGTTGAAGGAAAAAACTCAAATTTTAATATTTGTAATTTTAGTTATTCTTTCAACATTGCTATTATCTGTTTCTTGAATTGTCAATGAACGGTTAACAGATGCTTATCGTTTTATGGGGCAAGGAACTTTTAACTATGACTATCTTTTAAATTATAATAGTAAGAAAAAAAGCACTCATAATGTTGAAACAATTATTCCTTGGTTTGCTTTTGATAATGAGTATCACATGATTACGGATAAGGCGGGAAAAACAAAAACCTTGCCATTTTTAAGTTTAGGTGACAATCATGTTTTAAAAAAAATTAATCCTGATAATATTAAAATTATTATTAGTGGGGGACAAGTTAGTAGCATTGAAATTAATGATCCCACTAACCCTTTAAAATTTACTAATAACGGTTTATATAATTTTAATGTTGATAATGATAATTTTCGTAAATCATTAATTGGTAGTTTTTATAATCCGAATACAAAACAATTTTCTAATATTGATGTTATTACTTATTTTATGGAAAATTTTGTGAAGAGTGACATCTCAAAAAATACCATTAATTTATTAGTGGCCTATGCTAACCATGTGGGGATTACTAGTGATGATAGTGCAAATCGTCAAAAAATTGCTGATTTTATTAACCCAACCACCGGAAATGTTTGGTTAAAAGACATTGATTATAGTAAAGGAACTCCACAAAAAGATCTTCCTAACCAAACTGATATTTTAAATGAGATTTATACTAAAGGTTTAGATGGTAATTTTAGCATGTTATACAAAACTGATAATTCGCAATTATTAAATTCAGTTAAAATGTATTATTCACCGACAATTACTAATAATTCAGAACCAGGATTTAACTATAATATTAATAATGCTACTTTTACTGTTAATGATTTTTATAATTCAAAAAATACGAATGCTGATTTTAAAAATAACTTACGTAATGGGAAGGAATATGGACCTTATGCTTTTACAAGTAGTTATTATCAACTAGTTGGAGATGCGACAAATTTTGCAATTCAAATGCGTGAGCAATATGAATATTGAGATTTAGCTTCAAATGTTAAATTTAAAGTTATTAATTGACAACAATTATTAGATTATGATCAATTAAAAATTATTAGTAAATATAGTAAATTTGATATTAATGATTCAACCAATTCAGTGTATGTTATTATTACTCCTCAGTATGCTAAAAATCACAATTTAAGTTTAGGAGATCAGTTAACAATTGGTCAAAATACTGGCTTTTTTGTGGGTGCCATTGGGGGAGATGTGGCTAATATTTACCCGACAATTTATAATACGGATGTTTTTCCTGATTTAGAAATAGATTCTGTGGTATATGTTTCACCACAAGTATTTCGTTTACAAAATAATATTGCTCCCGATTTAGATATTGAAGAAGATAGTACAGCGTTTTTATCTTACCAACGTCCGAACCAAAAATTAACTGATTTAGAACGCTTTAAAACATATTTAGCAAGTGATTATTTATCATTAAATACTCCAACTAATAAAAATGCTCCTATTTTAAACCGTGATGATACGAAATTAATTTATGTTCGTTATTCATTATTAGGAACTTCAATTAAAATTTATCGTGCGGTAAGTATTACTTTAGTTGTTATTTTCTTACTAATTTTAATTTTTACTCTAGTTATTTTAATTAAAAAAATTATTAACCAGGAAAAAGTTGAAAATGGAATTTTAAAAGCCAATGGTTATACCGGAATGCATATTGCTAGTTCTTATTTAGTATATTCAATTTTTGTTACCCTGGTCGGAGTACCATTAGGATGATTAATTGGAGTTGTGTTACAGTATCCAATTATGGTAGTCTTTAATAAATATTTTGTCATCCCGAGTGTATTTTCTTTTAATCCGATCCCATTAGTAATTTGTTTTGGCTTAATTTTAATTGTAACTGTTAGTGTAATTTTATTTACCGCTGCTCGGCAATTATCAATTAGTCCGTTAGATTTATTAAATCCAAATAAGAATATTCATCCTAATAAGTGAATTGAAAAAATTACTAGCCGCGTTCATTTTAAACATTTTAATAATAAATTCCGTTTTATTATTATGGCAATTTCCTTGAAAAAAATTGGGTGGTTCTTTTTAACCTTCTTTGTTGCTAGTTTATCCTTAACTTTTGCGATTTTAATTCCCACTTCAATTAATAAGGTGAGCGATGATTATTATCGGAATTTAGCTTATGAAAATGAGTATGGTTATAATAATGTTGTTGGAAATATTCCGTTTTCTCGTTATCAGTTATATGATTGGAATGGTCCGCAAGCTTCGCAATATCCAATCTACCCATTGGAAAATAATTCATTAATTACAAAATACTTTTATAAAAGCGGTAATTGGTTAACAACCAATGATGTGTTAGCTACTAATCCGGGGAAATATGCGCTAGATATTAATAATATGATAGTATTTAACTTTATGGCCGGGAAGGGAGCAAGCTTATCAATTGGGGCTTTTTATGATTTATATCAACGTTCTGGACAAAACCGCGATATTGAAAACCAAATTAACACGTTAGTATGTACAACCTTACCAATGGCATTTGGTAAACAACCAATTATCCCAACTGATCCGAATGTCATTGACCGTTGAACTTATTGTGTGCAGCATGCTACTGATGGAATGCTACCTGGTAAAATTAAAAATATGTGGTTAAAAAATGAATTAGCAAAAGAACAGTTTAATTTTACTTTTGGTACTTCAACTTATAATCGTCAGGATGAAGATTTATATACTGGTTTTAATTCACAAATTAAAAATAGCATTGGTTTATTCACTTATGGAATTAATGGGAATAATAAAACTATTGTGTTTCCTAACCATAGTCTAAAACGTCAACTAGCAGAAAGTGCTACGTTAGATATTAATAAAAATAAGAATGCCTTAATTCCGATGGTGATTAATGAAGTTGTCCAAAAAAAATATGGCATTAAACCAGGTGATATTTTCCCCGCTAATGTCGAAAGTAATACGTTGCAATTTTGTTATACTCCTAATACATGTGTTCCAGTTAGTCAATTAGATTGGGGTTATGAGCCTCCTAGTGGTTTTAATAATAATCAAACTGATCCTTTTAAAATGGATTTAACAAAATTAACTGTTGGTTCTAGTTCAATTAACCGTTTTGGTTTTAGTGATCAGTCAGGAACACCACAAGATTACTATAATTTAGCTAATTTTACTTTAAGATTACCAAAACCACCAGCCGGTGCTTTTATGACCCCAAGTGTAAGTGAGACAACGGGTAAAAAATTGCCAGGTTTATTAGATACTAACCCCGACCCTGCAATTTACCCCGACCAAAAAGTTGTGGAAGATGATGGAAAAGGGTATATTAAAATTCATCCGTTTGCCTCTCGTTATGACCGTGAAATTAATGGGCTTGGTGATTTAACAACCGGCTTTCCGACAAATTGATATCGTGAAGCATTTAAACAGGGATTATTAAAAATTAGAGTTACTAAAAAACAAGTATTTTATAATGTTATTGGATTACAAGAATCATATGATATTCCTAGGGCATATATTAACCAAAAAGTGGCGAACCAAATTCTTGGTTATCCCACAACAACTGCTAATTTATATCCCCAAGATCAAAAAAATAACCCCTTATCATGATTTAATGGAAAATTTAGTAAGTATCCCAATCAAGTTGACCAGACTGGACGATATAATTTATCATCCTCAAATAGTACTTATTCAATGATTGATTTTATGAATGGTTCAATGGGAGGGGCAATTGGAAAAACAGATTATTTAATTATTAAAAACCAAGTTATTGAAAAATTAGCTGTTATTTCAACAATTCTTTCGACCTTGTTTGTGATAATTACCATTATGGCAGCCATTATTATTATTTATATTATGACTGAATCATTTGTTAATAGTTTCTTGAAATTTATTGCGGTAATGAAGTCGTTAGGATACTCCAACTGAGAAGTTAATAGTTTAATGTTAGGAATTTTCACACCATTTGTGGTGATTGCCTGGGGAGTTGGGGTTGGAATTATG